One window of Paenibacillus sp. FSL K6-3182 genomic DNA carries:
- the asd gene encoding archaetidylserine decarboxylase (Phosphatidylserine decarboxylase is synthesized as a single chain precursor. Generation of the pyruvoyl active site from a Ser is coupled to cleavage of a Gly-Ser bond between the larger (beta) and smaller (alpha chains). It is an integral membrane protein.), producing the protein MIKWLLRSMTELSSRKWISRITGKFAQSAASRRFISRFAATYGIKTEEAEKPLAQYKTLNEFFTRRLKPGLRDVHADEDSLVSPVDALITGAGPISSGTIVNVKGQDYTIEELLNRSPRTSNYMNGYYFVLYLSPTDYHRIHTPVSGRVVEREHIEGKVYPVNDFGLRHMRRVLSRNERLITYMQHHAGETAVVKVGAMNVSSIQYVQPLKEEMFKGEELAYFEFGSTVVLLLEDGTFTPRDNHMLGSKVRMGEKLGSLHEN; encoded by the coding sequence ATGATAAAATGGCTGCTTCGTTCCATGACAGAATTAAGCTCGCGCAAATGGATATCTCGCATAACCGGAAAATTCGCTCAATCGGCTGCCAGCCGTCGATTTATTTCCCGTTTTGCTGCGACATATGGCATTAAAACTGAGGAAGCTGAGAAACCTCTAGCCCAATATAAAACGTTAAACGAGTTTTTTACACGGCGATTAAAACCCGGTCTGCGTGATGTGCATGCAGATGAGGACTCGCTTGTCAGTCCTGTTGATGCTCTCATAACCGGAGCTGGGCCAATAAGCAGCGGCACGATTGTTAACGTAAAGGGGCAGGACTATACGATTGAGGAGCTTCTTAATCGGTCTCCGCGAACTTCCAATTATATGAACGGCTATTATTTCGTTCTTTATTTGAGCCCAACCGATTACCATCGTATACATACGCCAGTCAGCGGTCGTGTTGTAGAGCGTGAGCATATTGAAGGAAAAGTTTATCCGGTTAATGACTTTGGTCTTCGCCATATGCGCAGAGTGCTTAGCCGCAACGAGCGGTTGATTACCTATATGCAGCATCATGCAGGGGAAACGGCCGTTGTCAAAGTTGGCGCAATGAACGTAAGCAGTATTCAGTACGTACAGCCCCTTAAGGAAGAAATGTTCAAGGGTGAAGAGCTCGCCTACTTTGAATTCGGTTCTACTGTAGTGCTGCTGCTTGAAGACGGAACCTTTACTCCACGTGACAACCACATGCTTGGATCGAAGGTGCGTATGGGTGAGAAGCTCGGATCACTCCACGAAAACTAA
- a CDS encoding tryptophan-rich sensory protein: MKTLIRWLNVAGLAAVLAVNGLAQWLPINGKTTGEISAKYPVLITPAPYAFSIWSIIYLLLFGFVIYQFKPHAGKSKNVQNIGPWFIISCLFNVAWILLWHYEKLTSSVFIMFALLISLIVIYTAIRKDKQPPAPMEQWLVRLPFSIYLGWICVAAIVNVAVVLYAAEWNGLGLSDAAWTIIMLIAATLLAVVIGFKFVDPAFVLVFVWSFIAIAIKQDQQPEVSLSASIAAAILMITAIVIWVQARKGKQLHIEK; this comes from the coding sequence ATGAAAACTCTTATTCGCTGGTTGAATGTTGCCGGTCTCGCCGCCGTGCTTGCAGTTAATGGACTTGCGCAGTGGCTTCCTATCAACGGGAAAACGACTGGAGAAATATCCGCCAAGTACCCTGTACTTATTACTCCTGCGCCATATGCCTTCTCCATTTGGTCAATTATTTATTTGCTGCTGTTTGGTTTCGTCATTTATCAGTTCAAGCCACATGCTGGCAAAAGCAAAAATGTGCAGAACATCGGCCCATGGTTCATCATTAGCTGCTTGTTCAACGTGGCTTGGATTCTCCTGTGGCACTATGAGAAACTAACCAGCAGCGTATTCATTATGTTCGCCCTGCTAATCTCACTAATCGTTATTTATACCGCCATTCGAAAAGATAAGCAGCCTCCTGCTCCTATGGAACAATGGCTTGTACGGCTGCCTTTCAGCATTTACTTAGGCTGGATTTGCGTAGCGGCTATTGTAAATGTAGCTGTTGTTTTGTACGCCGCCGAGTGGAATGGCCTTGGTTTATCTGATGCTGCTTGGACTATTATTATGTTGATTGCAGCCACTCTGCTTGCTGTTGTTATCGGTTTTAAATTTGTGGACCCAGCCTTTGTTCTTGTGTTTGTTTGGTCGTTTATAGCTATTGCCATAAAGCAGGATCAGCAGCCCGAGGTTAGTCTCTCAGCCAGCATCGCTGCTGCTATCTTAATGATTACGGCCATTGTTATTTGGGTTCAGGCAAGGAAAGGAAAGCAGTTGCATATTGAAAAATAG
- a CDS encoding HAD family hydrolase: protein MGIHKLRKPEAVIFDMDGTLFETDKLLVPVHHRVFETLREEGLYEHETPPVERLLSCLGMLLEDIWRQVMPDSTEAARKRADVLLLQYEREGLERGEGELYPFVEETLRELHSRGIKLFVASNGLEEYVKGVAEFKGIAPLFDGLYSAGEYETSTKVDLVARLLKDHNIQSAWMVGDRSSDVEAGKGNGLQTIGCAYATYGRASEIEGADVLINDFRELLPLLEQ, encoded by the coding sequence ATGGGAATACATAAGCTGCGAAAGCCTGAGGCTGTCATATTTGATATGGATGGAACGTTGTTTGAAACGGATAAATTGCTGGTGCCTGTTCATCACCGCGTTTTTGAGACGCTAAGGGAAGAGGGGCTTTACGAGCATGAAACGCCGCCTGTAGAACGGCTGCTAAGCTGCTTAGGCATGCTGCTGGAGGATATTTGGCGGCAGGTTATGCCAGATAGTACAGAGGCTGCTCGGAAGCGGGCTGATGTCTTGCTGCTTCAGTACGAGCGCGAAGGCTTGGAAAGAGGCGAAGGCGAGCTGTACCCATTTGTCGAGGAAACGCTGCGTGAGCTGCATTCACGTGGGATTAAGCTGTTTGTAGCCAGCAATGGGCTTGAGGAATATGTGAAGGGCGTTGCTGAATTCAAAGGCATTGCGCCTCTATTTGACGGCTTATACAGTGCGGGAGAATATGAGACTTCAACTAAAGTCGACTTAGTTGCTCGCCTGCTTAAGGATCACAATATCCAATCAGCTTGGATGGTAGGAGACCGCTCTTCGGATGTGGAAGCGGGCAAAGGCAACGGCCTTCAAACGATCGGCTGTGCGTATGCTACATATGGCCGTGCTTCAGAAATTGAGGGAGCGGATGTGCTGATTAACGATTTCCGCGAGCTCCTGCCTTTATTGGAACAATAA
- a CDS encoding YheC/YheD family protein: protein MKQPVLGILTLYLNEAGHLEERSIYQKMTSAGRKLGLSVFVFTPMDVNYINNKIHAQFYNLDTQTWSRRWTSFPNMIYDRCRIQRTYRFDQLKKFRERYGHLTFLNRPLRNKWTIHRILSKDSRYKSYLPATKYVNDNQDITDMIRKHPLVYLKPINGTGGRGILRIERRKDGQLHIQGRDQSRKIIRPQYISTAGLNSYLAPWNLKGNRYIAQQGIQIKLASGRVHDYRMLVQKNGEGNWEVTGCAGRIGASGSITSNLHGGGNAAKMSSLLKEWLRDDAKVAQVKEETENLGVGIAAYLEQNYGRLCELALDLAIDRKGGIWLLEVNPKPAREVFAQAGEKEVYRNAIIRPLEYAIWIYNQKKRRKGKEKQAAVSDTRVDENFISDKEL from the coding sequence ATGAAACAGCCCGTCCTAGGCATCCTGACTCTATATCTCAATGAAGCCGGACATCTGGAGGAACGTTCCATCTATCAGAAAATGACTTCCGCTGGACGAAAGCTGGGACTAAGCGTCTTCGTATTTACGCCAATGGACGTCAATTATATTAACAACAAAATTCACGCGCAGTTCTACAATCTTGACACACAAACATGGTCACGAAGGTGGACCTCGTTTCCAAATATGATTTATGATCGATGCCGAATCCAACGTACCTATCGCTTTGACCAGCTCAAAAAGTTCCGTGAACGCTATGGACATCTTACGTTCCTTAATCGCCCGCTTCGCAACAAATGGACCATCCATCGCATCCTCTCAAAAGATTCTCGATATAAAAGCTATCTGCCTGCCACGAAGTATGTAAATGACAATCAAGATATTACCGACATGATCCGAAAACATCCGCTTGTGTATCTCAAACCGATTAACGGAACCGGCGGCAGAGGAATTTTGCGAATCGAGCGGCGCAAGGATGGTCAGCTTCACATCCAAGGCCGGGATCAATCAAGAAAAATTATTCGACCGCAATATATTTCCACTGCAGGTTTAAACAGCTATTTGGCTCCTTGGAATTTGAAAGGAAATCGCTATATCGCCCAGCAGGGCATTCAAATAAAGCTTGCTAGCGGACGTGTGCACGATTATCGGATGCTTGTTCAAAAAAACGGAGAAGGCAATTGGGAAGTTACCGGTTGCGCTGGACGAATCGGGGCATCCGGCAGCATTACCTCTAATTTACACGGCGGCGGCAATGCTGCTAAGATGAGCAGCTTGCTCAAGGAATGGCTTCGCGATGATGCGAAGGTCGCGCAGGTTAAGGAAGAGACAGAGAATCTGGGGGTCGGCATTGCCGCTTACTTAGAGCAAAATTACGGCAGACTTTGTGAGCTTGCTCTCGATTTGGCAATTGATCGAAAAGGCGGGATCTGGCTGCTGGAGGTAAATCCGAAGCCAGCTAGGGAAGTATTTGCACAGGCAGGAGAGAAAGAGGTTTATCGCAATGCGATTATTAGACCTCTGGAATATGCCATCTGGATTTATAACCAGAAGAAGCGAAGGAAAGGTAAAGAGAAGCAGGCTGCCGTATCAGATACCCGTGTGGATGAGAACTTCATTTCTGATAAGGAGCTGTGA
- a CDS encoding GNAT family N-acetyltransferase: MDLELLTPEAWLAEQKRLIGFAIRFGDKRLAVSTIHALRKLDPSLLQDGVSRPCGAVAAIAKQGNRVVGFGFAEDGGEAACMVVVHPEARSLGIGSSLVQAMIQRLGKLTCNVATDNTASMALCFRLGMTAVSMHRGPTGKPTLRFERGTTNETARPRHPDSISQ, translated from the coding sequence GTGGATTTAGAGCTGCTTACACCGGAAGCATGGTTAGCGGAACAAAAAAGACTCATTGGCTTTGCCATTCGCTTCGGAGATAAGCGGCTTGCAGTTTCGACTATTCATGCGCTCCGAAAGCTTGATCCTTCATTACTACAAGATGGAGTGAGCCGTCCATGCGGCGCGGTTGCTGCTATTGCTAAGCAGGGCAACCGCGTCGTCGGCTTCGGTTTTGCAGAGGACGGCGGCGAGGCTGCATGCATGGTCGTCGTCCATCCCGAAGCTCGAAGCCTCGGGATTGGCAGTTCACTCGTTCAAGCCATGATTCAACGTTTAGGGAAACTCACTTGCAATGTGGCAACGGACAATACGGCAAGCATGGCTTTATGTTTTCGTTTAGGCATGACAGCCGTTTCCATGCATAGAGGGCCAACAGGCAAACCAACGCTTCGCTTTGAAAGGGGAACCACGAATGAAACAGCCCGTCCTAGGCATCCTGACTCTATATCTCAATGA
- a CDS encoding YheC/YheD family protein produces the protein MDSLLPDDADVREQRAGRTVLAILTIDDDVQLFRGNRSNFVDLIRTGQSMGFIVYVLTVKNLLLTRSSLKGYVFNEAEDSWQQRLLPFPDVIYNRIPLREDEIQPAVRQKINACRKHPRVTLFNPAFFNKWDLFEWLRLSKLTKPYIPLTRKLVSVTSLERMMRKHSYLYLKPESGKAGKGIMTIKVHAEKQLPYRLRIQENKKSTTYNCSTLHKLWSRIQKQSGNEAYIAQQGIKLASFQDRRFDLRALVQKNQRGQWDITGIGARIAGASSITTHVPRGGMIEDPEKLLINSFNEEQARKLLVKAKNAAVLIAKQIERASGQQLGEMSLDLGVDSVGNMWFFEANSKPMKFDEPHIRQKSLERVFHYGAYLARTKLEKAGGA, from the coding sequence ATGGATAGCTTACTACCCGATGATGCAGACGTTAGAGAGCAGCGTGCCGGCCGAACCGTATTGGCGATTTTGACGATCGATGATGATGTTCAGCTCTTTCGCGGCAATCGAAGCAATTTTGTCGATTTGATTAGAACGGGTCAATCGATGGGTTTCATCGTTTATGTCCTCACCGTAAAAAACCTGCTTCTGACCAGAAGCAGCTTAAAGGGATATGTCTTCAATGAAGCTGAGGACAGCTGGCAGCAGAGATTGCTGCCCTTTCCCGACGTGATTTACAACCGAATTCCGCTGCGCGAAGATGAGATCCAACCGGCTGTAAGGCAAAAGATCAACGCCTGCCGCAAGCATCCGCGAGTCACGCTGTTTAATCCGGCTTTTTTCAACAAATGGGATTTATTCGAATGGCTTCGTTTATCAAAACTGACCAAACCTTATATCCCATTAACACGAAAACTCGTTTCGGTTACGAGCCTGGAACGCATGATGCGAAAACATTCCTATCTTTATCTAAAGCCAGAAAGCGGAAAAGCAGGAAAAGGCATAATGACGATCAAGGTTCACGCTGAGAAGCAGCTTCCTTATCGGCTAAGAATACAAGAAAACAAAAAGAGCACAACTTACAACTGCTCCACCCTTCATAAACTTTGGAGTCGTATTCAGAAACAAAGCGGCAACGAGGCCTATATCGCTCAACAAGGCATCAAGCTCGCCTCCTTCCAGGACCGAAGATTTGACCTTCGCGCGCTTGTTCAAAAAAACCAACGAGGGCAATGGGATATTACTGGAATAGGCGCCCGAATTGCAGGCGCATCCAGCATTACGACCCATGTTCCTCGCGGCGGTATGATTGAAGACCCAGAGAAACTGCTCATTAATTCATTTAATGAAGAGCAGGCGCGTAAACTGCTTGTAAAAGCAAAAAATGCGGCCGTTCTTATCGCTAAGCAGATTGAACGCGCCTCAGGCCAGCAGCTCGGCGAAATGTCGTTGGATTTAGGCGTCGACAGCGTAGGGAATATGTGGTTTTTCGAAGCTAATTCTAAGCCTATGAAATTCGACGAGCCTCATATTCGTCAAAAATCGTTAGAGCGCGTATTTCATTATGGAGCTTATTTAGCTAGAACAAAATTAGAAAAAGCAGGAGGCGCATAA
- a CDS encoding YheC/YheD family protein — protein MSLTTCNVHFSQQSNKIVYLSSPLLKQLKLSGKKSVHLKLGKEVIVAEIKPLKRPGNHLYLSTAIRQSIRVPKSGNVYVLNSGDNEVQLGPLVGILSDNSTRSESNPFGARTGFIKQVIKTGEHKAYLFGFTPSDINWQQETVNGYFLNPQGGWYRKIVPLPDVVYNRLPSRKAETSASINSLRERFVRRKIPFFNWSFFNKADVYKLLDNDPEALTHLPESVSGPSAEKIKEMLEKHQFLYFKPTAGSLGVGIYRLTYHPKRGYFARYRKGSQNVLLRFTQFSSLMRMLQAKHGSSLNHYVVQQGIRLVEIDSCPLDFRFHMHKNGSNEWVPAGIGAKKAGRGSVTTHVKNGGSLMTPEQALGKTFGSQADAVLEKAKLAAIKLSEAIERNYPHRLGELGLDLGIDKDGEVWMFEANAKPGRSIFKHPALRSEGRASLSYILEHCLYLSRFKDEGGTS, from the coding sequence ATGAGTTTGACAACTTGTAACGTACATTTCTCACAGCAATCGAATAAAATTGTCTATTTATCCAGCCCACTGCTCAAACAACTCAAGCTCTCAGGCAAAAAATCGGTTCACCTCAAGCTGGGCAAAGAGGTAATCGTAGCTGAAATCAAGCCATTGAAGCGGCCGGGCAATCATCTGTATTTATCAACTGCCATCCGTCAATCGATTAGAGTGCCGAAGTCAGGCAACGTTTACGTGCTCAATTCAGGCGATAATGAGGTTCAGCTCGGACCGCTGGTCGGCATACTGAGCGACAATTCGACACGCTCTGAGAGCAATCCTTTTGGTGCGCGTACCGGATTTATCAAGCAAGTCATTAAAACAGGTGAACATAAAGCTTACCTTTTCGGCTTTACACCAAGCGACATCAACTGGCAGCAAGAAACGGTCAACGGCTATTTCCTTAACCCGCAGGGCGGCTGGTATCGCAAAATCGTTCCGCTCCCGGACGTCGTGTACAATCGTCTTCCGAGCCGCAAAGCGGAGACATCCGCATCCATTAACTCACTGCGCGAACGCTTCGTGCGCCGCAAAATCCCATTTTTTAATTGGAGCTTCTTCAATAAGGCAGATGTCTACAAGCTGCTTGATAATGACCCTGAAGCGCTGACTCATTTGCCTGAATCGGTCTCTGGTCCATCTGCCGAAAAAATTAAGGAAATGCTGGAGAAACATCAATTTCTTTATTTCAAACCTACGGCAGGCAGCCTCGGAGTAGGAATCTACCGACTGACCTATCACCCGAAGCGCGGGTATTTCGCCCGCTATCGCAAGGGCAGCCAAAATGTGCTGCTTCGATTCACGCAATTCAGCAGCTTAATGCGGATGCTTCAGGCGAAGCATGGCAGCAGCTTGAATCATTATGTCGTTCAGCAAGGCATTCGCTTAGTTGAGATCGACAGCTGCCCGCTCGATTTTCGCTTCCACATGCATAAGAACGGCAGCAACGAGTGGGTTCCTGCTGGAATCGGAGCCAAAAAAGCAGGCCGGGGAAGTGTAACTACGCATGTGAAAAACGGCGGCTCGCTCATGACGCCTGAGCAAGCGCTTGGCAAAACATTCGGCTCGCAAGCAGATGCCGTTCTTGAGAAAGCAAAGCTGGCTGCGATTAAACTATCAGAAGCTATCGAACGCAACTACCCTCATAGACTTGGTGAGCTGGGACTGGATCTCGGCATTGATAAGGATGGAGAAGTATGGATGTTCGAAGCGAACGCCAAGCCTGGACGATCAATCTTCAAGCATCCAGCGCTTCGCTCTGAGGGCCGCGCTTCGCTATCTTACATCTTAGAGCATTGCTTGTATCTCAGTCGCTTCAAAGATGAGGGAGGTACCAGCTGA
- a CDS encoding YheC/YheD family protein, whose amino-acid sequence MQNRKVKLAILVASINDNASEHASILVMPEPSFYRALSIAGEQLGMDVYVVTAEDFQQHTESLVGYRLENEHFSKQTVPFPDIIYDRCFFTEANQRINCRRMLSSLAQVKPYQLLNGKLPGKLDVYEALKEDHMLSRHLPLTLPMQTTQQLLELADRFRGGIILKPSSGMHGRGIILVKRCPFEQSLLIKGRNRRNHPFSVSFKEDLAFERWIHRFISGTSYLIQPYLELSGNDNKPFDLRVLIQKDEKSRWSISGAAVRTGQAGSLTSNLHGGGVAVPASKLLSAKFGESKSERLLEMIHTISKQTSERLESKFGRFAELGLDYGIDQSGRIWLLEANSKPGRSSFGIISDHEAERLSIERPLLYARMLSRRLSPSFVANEFANGRRHHSSSDNQLRPFNVQEVHR is encoded by the coding sequence ATGCAGAATCGAAAGGTCAAACTTGCCATTCTCGTGGCCTCAATCAACGATAATGCCTCAGAGCATGCATCCATTCTGGTAATGCCAGAGCCTTCCTTCTATCGTGCGCTCAGCATTGCCGGCGAGCAGCTTGGCATGGACGTTTATGTAGTTACAGCAGAAGACTTTCAGCAGCATACGGAGTCTCTCGTAGGCTATCGATTGGAGAACGAGCATTTTTCTAAACAGACCGTCCCATTTCCTGACATCATCTATGACCGCTGTTTCTTTACTGAAGCCAATCAGCGAATAAACTGCCGCCGCATGCTCAGTTCCCTTGCTCAAGTTAAGCCTTACCAGCTTCTAAACGGAAAACTTCCTGGGAAGCTCGATGTGTATGAAGCACTCAAAGAAGACCATATGCTGAGCAGGCATTTGCCGCTTACTCTTCCCATGCAAACGACACAGCAGCTTCTTGAGCTCGCCGATCGTTTCCGAGGAGGCATCATTCTTAAGCCTTCCTCAGGGATGCATGGCAGAGGCATCATCCTTGTGAAGCGCTGCCCGTTTGAGCAATCACTGCTCATAAAAGGTCGAAACCGAAGAAATCATCCCTTCTCGGTCTCCTTTAAGGAGGATTTAGCTTTTGAGCGATGGATTCATCGTTTCATAAGTGGAACCTCCTATTTGATTCAGCCCTATCTGGAGCTTAGCGGCAATGACAACAAACCATTTGATTTACGAGTGCTCATTCAAAAGGATGAGAAGAGCAGATGGTCGATCTCGGGAGCCGCTGTACGCACAGGGCAAGCGGGCTCCTTAACATCCAATCTTCATGGCGGGGGCGTCGCCGTCCCGGCGTCAAAGCTGCTGTCAGCCAAATTTGGCGAGTCAAAATCCGAACGTTTGCTAGAGATGATCCATACAATAAGCAAGCAAACGTCAGAACGACTGGAAAGCAAATTCGGCAGATTTGCCGAGCTGGGGTTAGATTATGGCATTGATCAGAGCGGCCGAATATGGCTGCTCGAAGCGAACTCGAAGCCTGGCCGCTCTTCCTTTGGAATCATAAGCGATCATGAGGCCGAGCGGCTTTCCATTGAAAGACCGCTTCTATATGCACGAATGCTGTCTAGGCGACTATCACCGTCCTTTGTAGCCAATGAATTCGCAAATGGCCGTCGTCATCATTCAAGTTCCGACAACCAATTACGGCCTTTCAACGTTCAGGAGGTTCATCGATGA